CAGAAAATTCCCCTCTTTCTGGATATACTGTAAACTCTTTGTGCGGATGCAGGATGTATATCTGGTAGCCATTTTCTGGGGACAGTCCCGAATCGGAGCCTGCCCACAAAACCCTGTGTCTTATGCCTTTTTGCTTAAGAGTCTCTCTAAACTCAATGTATAAAGGATACTCGGATTTGTATCCATTGGTCCATACCTCACCGATAGAGAACTCCTTGACAATATGCACAAGTCCACCCACATGGTCAGGATGTGGATGCGTTAGCACGAGGTAATCTATATGTCTTATCCCTCTATCATAGAGATATGGGGCGACAACCCTCCTGCCTATATCGAAACTGTGAACAGTGAATGGTGAACGGTGAACAGCTATCCCCCCTCCATCTATTAGTATCTTTCTTTTATCGGGAAGTTCTACAAGGACAGAGTCACCCTGCCCCACATCGAGAAATGTTACCTTCAGGGCATTTTTATCGAAAGCAACAGGAACAGAAATGAGCAAAATGATTAAAAGAGAAANNNNNNNNNNNNNNNNNNNNNNNNNNNNNNNNNNNNNNNNNNNNNNNNNNNNNNNNNNNNNNNNNNNNNNNNNNNNNNNNNNNNNNNNNNNNNNNNNNNNATCTTTCTTTTATCGGGAAGTTCTACAAGGACAGAGTCACCCTGCCCCACATCGAGAAATGTTACCTTCAGGGCATTTTTATCGAAAGCAACAGGAACAGAAATGAGCAAAATGATTAAAAGAGAAACTGCTGAAGCGGTCTTCCACATTTTAGATCGGGATTCTCCACCCTCCCCCTCGACCCCTCCCGTCCCCGGCCTCGCTCCGCAAAGCGGGGCAGGCAAGGGAGGGGGGTGTGGGAAGATTATCTTCGCAAGCAACCATAACAGGATATAATAAAGGAAGATTATCAGTATGGATGGAGAAGGAAGACGAACCACAGAATAAGGCAAATGAGCAAAGAACTCAACAATCTGATAGAAGAGCGTCACTGAGTATTCGATGAGTGATGAAAAGGGAATCGTGGGTATATTTAAGATAAGTGAGACCATCGTCGCAAGCAATCCGAGCGGGAGGACGAGAACCCCTGTTAGCGGAATGATTATCAGGTTTGAAAACAACCCTGTCCATGTGAACTGGTTGAAGTAATATGCCACTAAAGGTACCGTCCCCAATGTGGCTGCAACGGTAATGAGAACATAGTCAAATATCTTTTTCTTAAAGCGGTTACCCCCTTCGGTATTTTTAAGGTTTTTTAACTCTACACTTTTAACTTTCAACTTTGAACTGTATTCAATAGCATACCCTATAAAAACCACCGCCCCATAGGATAACTGGAAAGAGATATCGAAAAGACTCTGTGGATTCCACAGAAGCGTTATCACGGCTGCAAGGGCGATAGAGTTTTTCCAGTCCTTCTCTCTTTCAATAACAATGGCTAAAAGATACACAATTATCATTATCAGTGCCCTCACAGCACTTATCTTGCTTCCTGCTATAACCGTATAAAATATCACCACAGGGATCGTTCCTATGGCGGCTATCTTTGATGGGCTTGTATAAAGTGTCAGCCTGAGTAGAAGAGTGTATGGTAGGTGTAGGATAGAAAGCCGTATAAGGTTATAAAAGACGAATGCTATCAAGCCCACATGCGCCCCTGAGATTGAGAGTATATGTGCTGTGCCTGATGCCATAAATTTATCCCTGAGTTCATCGGAGAGTTTTCTATCATCACCGATTATCATGGCAGTGAGTATTGCAGCAGTTCTCTCGCTGAATGATTTATCTATAGCCATTCGGATATGCTCTCTCCATCCGTATATCTTTCTAAGAAGCGGGTTACCTCCACTCGTCCCCAAAAAGTCCAGAAGACTTTTTGGGGTACCCCTCCCATTACTGAGTATCCTTACATCCTCTGCCAACGCAGTCCCGACCACATAAATACCATCTCTCGCCAGTGCCTCCTCATAGGAATATCCACCGAAGTTGTGATAGCCTCTCGGTTTCCTGAGTTTTGCCTTTACAATGATGGTGTCCCCGTATGAGATTTGAGATTTAGGGACTGTCCCCATAACAGTCAGCCTCACCCTGCCTTTAACATTGTAGACGATAGATTGTGAACTGGAGGGGACTGTCCCAGAATTACGGACGGAGCGAAGCGAAGTCGTAGATTCGGGACTGTCCCCAAGAAAAAGTTTCTCTACTTTAACGTATACGATCTGCCTATCACCCAGCAATTCTGATGGTCTTACGACCCTCCCCTGAATTTTTGTGGGGACTGTCCCAGATTTACNNNNNNNNNNNNNNNNNNNNNNNNNNNNNNNNNNNNNNNNNNNNNNNNNNNNNNNNNNNNNNNNNNNNNNNNNNNNNNNNNNNNNNNNNNNNNNNNNNNNACTGTAATTGGGAGGTATATAAAGAAATATCCGGCAACTATACCAATAATGAATGCAATAGTAATTGATGAGAAGAGAGGCATCTACCCCGCACCCAGAAAGCCCCGCCAGCGCAGTCCTCGCACCCCGCGAAAGTGGGGTGCGGGGTTTACTTCAAGGCTTCCTCACCTCAAGTCCTTCTATCTTTTTAAAATCTTTCTCATCATAAGTATATACAGTTGATAATCCTTTCTCTAATCCTGAATATCCCATTACTGCATCGGCAAATCTTATATTCTTGCCAGCATATACTTCAATTGCACTTCTGAAGACATCCTCCATTTCAACCTTTATCTCAGGGGTATTCAGAATAGCCAATACCATTTCTCTTATTACTTTCCTGTCAAGCTTATAAACCTTTTCCAGAACAAACACTGTCTCCATAACAGCAATTGATAGAAGATATAAGGTTATTCCTTTATCCTTTGCTCCTTTAATAAGCTTTTCACCACTCTTCTGTTTAATATCATCATCCTTAACCAAAAGCCTGAGTATTACACTGGTGTCTATGAAAGCCTTAAACACTTTCTTTTGCAACCTCCTCTGTCGCCTTTTCTATCATCTCCTCAATACTCATACCAAGATTCGGCAATGTTCCCATGTAGTCGAATATGGTTTTCCCCTTTTTTAGAACTATCTTATCGTCTGTTTCTTCTATTACCAGTGTATCTCCAATGTTTATGTTTAATTTTTTCCGCACATTTTTTGGTAGCGTTATCTGTCCTTTTGGTAATATTTTTACT
This genomic stretch from Nitrospirota bacterium harbors:
- a CDS encoding PIN domain-containing protein; translation: MFKAFIDTSVILRLLVKDDDIKQKSGEKLIKGAKDKGITLYLLSIAVMETVFVLEKVYKLDRKVIREMVLAILNTPEIKVEMEDVFRSAIEVYAGKNIRFADAVMGYSGLEKGLSTVYTYDEKDFKKIEGLEVRKP
- a CDS encoding ComEC/Rec2 family competence protein → SLLIILLISVPVAFDKNALKVTFLDVGQGDSVLVELPDKRKILIDGGGIAVHRSPFTVHSFDIGRRVVAPYLYDRGIRHIDYLVLTHPHPDHVGGLVHIVKEFSIGEVWTNGYKSEYPLYIEFRETLKQKGIRHRVLWAGSDSGLSPENGYQIYILHPHKEFTVYPERGEFSAQNNLSLVIKVVYKNTSFLFTGDIEEEAEAHLIQLGKWVKSNVIKVPHHGGKTSSTEGLLYAVSPQIAVVHAGKNNPFGHPNPAVIERYRRYGVKLYRTDMDGAVRITSDGRKFETLTYEDVTMVPVIRHYAILDELKNIKRLMMRVIIPISGVF
- a CDS encoding AbrB/MazE/SpoVT family DNA-binding domain-containing protein yields the protein MGFFLDKHYNFVVFLKLVGYKLIAGDIMQVVKILPKGQITLPKNVRKKLNINIGDTLVIEETDDKIVLKKGKTIFDYMGTLPNLGMSIEEMIEKATEEVAKESV
- a CDS encoding ComEC/Rec2 family competence protein; translation: MLGDRQIVYVKVEKLFLGDSPESTTSLRSVRNSGTVPSSSQSIVYNVKGRVRLTVMGTVPKSQISYGDTIIVKAKLRKPRGYHNFGGYSYEEALARDGIYVVGTALAEDVRILSNGRGTPKSLLDFLGTSGGNPLLRKIYGWREHIRMAIDKSFSERTAAILTAMIIGDDRKLSDELRDKFMASGTAHILSISGAHVGLIAFVFYNLIRLSILHLPYTLLLRLTLYTSPSKIAAIGTIPVVIFYTVIAGSKISAVRALIMIIVYLLAIVIEREKDWKNSIALAAVITLLWNPQSLFDISFQLSYGAVVFIGYAIEYSSKLKVKSVELKNLKNTEGGNRFKKKIFDYVLITVAATLGTVPLVAYYFNQFTWTGLFSNLIIIPLTGVLVLPLGLLATMVSLILNIPTIPFSSLIEYSVTLFYQIVEFFAHLPYSVVRLPSPSILIIFLYYILLWLLAKIIFPHPPPLPAPLCGARPGTGGVEGEGGESRSKMWKTASAVSLLIILLISVPVAFDKNALKVTFLDVGQGDSVLVELPDKRK